GAATCGGTGAAGTGCATGTCGGCGCGGTAGACCGGCGAATCCTTCGGCAGGGCCGGAAACTCGGGCAGCGAATCCAGCGCGATGTTGACCTTGCCGGACGAGCCGCGGATCTTGAAGTTCCTGACACGGCGCAGGAAGATGTCGGGCAGTTCCTTCTCCTCGACCAGTTTCAGGAAGGTGCGCTTGACGTCGGCGTTGGAGATGACGAGCTTGCCAAAAATTTCCTCGCCGCTGGCGAGCACCACGCCCTTGGCCTTGCCGTTCCTGATCAGCACATGATCGACCTCGGCGCCCGTGCGGATGGTGCCGCCGGAAGCCTTGAAGGAGGCGGCCAGCGCCCTGGTGACGGCGCCCATGCCGCCGCGCGCATAGCCCCAGGCGCCGATCGAGCCGTCGACCTCGCCCATATAGTGGTGGAGCAGCACATAAGCCGAGCCCGGCGACATTGGCCCGAGCGCCGTGCCGATGATGCCGGACAGCGCGAAATTCGCCTTGATGATCTCGGTCTCGAAATACTCGTCCAGGAAGTCCGAGATCGACATCGTCCAGAAGCGCAGGGTCAGCGCCATCTCCTCGGCCGAGAGCCCGGCGAACTTCTTGCCGAGATAGAGCAGCTCGCCGAGGTCGCGCGGCTTGAAGCTCGTCGGGTCTGGCGCGGTGCGCATCAAGAGCGGCTGGATGAAGCGGCACTGCCGCGTGACGTCGCGCGAATAGCGATCATAGGCCTCGGCGTCGCGCTTCGAGAAGCGCGCGAACTCGCGACGATGGGCATCGTGGTCGCGGTAATTGGCGAGATAATCGCCGTCGCGCGTGAACACGGCGCCGCCTTCATAGGAGATCACCTGCAGACCGAAGCGCGGCAGCTCGAGATCGCGCATGATCTCGGGTCGGAACAGCGAGCAGACATAGGAGCAGTTGGAATAGAGGAAGCCCGGCGTCAGCTCCCGGCTGGTGGCCGCGCCGCCGACCCAGTCGTTCTTCTCGACCACCAGCACGTCCAGGCCGGCGCGCTGCAGATAGCAGGCGTTGACCAGTCCGTTATGTCCGCCGCCGATGACGATCGCGTCCCAGGCCTTCAAGCGCGCAGAAGCTCCATCCGGTAGCCCTATCTTCCTGTTTTTGCGCAACTCCTGACGGAAAACCGCTTCACGCTTTTCCTGGAATTGCCCGTGCCTTTGTTCCCCGATTGCCCGAATTTGGCACGGTTCACGGTTTTTTGTCCAGCCATCTTGAATGAATGTTCAACAAATGATGTTGCGTTTTCCTGTTGATGCGCTAGGCTTTGGCAGCATTCTGGACTGATCCACATCGGCATTTGGGGTTGAAGATCCGATGATCGAAACGGCTGACGCCGAGCCGGAATATGACGACACCGCCATTCGCTTTCTCGAAGCGTTGTGGGGCGAGGGCTACCTTTCGCCGGGCGGCCCCGAAGAGGTCGACCGCGTCATCGAAGGCCTGTCGCTCAAGGGCAAGACGATCGCCGATATCGGCTGCGGAGCCGGCGGCATCACGCTGCATCTGGTGGCAAAGCACGGCGCGGCTCGCGCCACCGGCTTCGACGTCGAGAAGCCGGTGATCCAGGCGGCAAGGCGAGGGGCGATAAGGCAGGGCCTGGAGGACCGCGTCAGCTTCGTCCAGGCGCCGCCGGGGCCGCTGCCTTTCGCCGACGCCTGCTTCGACCTCGTCTTCTCCAAGGACGCGCTTTTGCATGTGCCGGACAGGGACGCGCTGTTCGCTGAAGTCTCCCGCGTGCTGAAGCCGGGCGGGGTCTTCGCGGCGTCGAACTGGATGATCGGGCATGACGGCGAGCCGTCGCCTCAGATGAAGACCTATATAGCGGCCGAAGGGCTGTCCTTCGCCATGGCCTCGCCGGCGCGCTACGCCGAAGCGATGCGGCGCGCCGGCTTCACCGACATCACCATCCGCGACCGAAATCCATGGTACCGCGAGGTCGCCGCGAAGAGCTTTCGCGGCTCAAGGGGCCGCTCTACGCGCAGGCCGCGGCAGCGGTCGGCGCGGCCTATGTCGACAAGAACATCAAGACCTGGGAGGCGATGCAGAAGGTGCTTGACAGTGGCGAGCACCGCCCCACTCATCTGCGCGGTTGGAAGCCGGTTGGATAGCCGGCGATGCTGGAGACCGTCACCCATATGAAGACCGCAGAGGCTACCGACAACGACACTCAATCGGCACCCAAAGGCGATGCCGAAAAGCGCGGCCGCAAGGCCTCGAAAGAGGTCCGGCAGCTGCAGCTGATCGAGGCGACGATCGATTCGCTGGCCAAGCGCGGTTACGCCGAAACGACGATGGCCGACGTGGCCGACGGCGCGGGCCTGTCGCGGGGCATCGTCAACTTCCATTTCGAGAGCAAGGAAAAGCTGCTCATCGCCACGCTGCAGCACATGTATGACGAGTATTCGGCGCATTGGCGCACCGCCCTCCAGAAGGCGGGCGACGATCCGGCGAGACAGCTGCAGCAGCTGGTGTGGGCCGATTTCGACCGCTCGATCTGCAACAAGCGCAAGCTTGCCGCCTGGCTCGCCTTCTGGGGCGAGGCCAAGTCGCGGCCGACCTACCAGGCGCTGAGCAGCTCGCGCGACGCCTATTACCAGCAGGTCTTCATCGATCTCTGCACGACGCTGAAGGAGAGCGGCGGCTACGCCTATGACCCTCAGGCCATCGCGCTCGCGCTCAGCGCCATGCTCGAGGGCCTGTGGCTGCGGCTGATGATGGGGACGGAGGACACCACGCGAGAGACGGCGTTGCAGGCGGCAAACGCGTTTTTGGCCGCCGCCTTCCCCAAACATTTTGGCTAGCGAGAACTGGGGCTAGCAAAAACCGGGGTTAGCAACAGCCGGCCAAACAAGACCGGCAAACCAAAGAGGATGGAACAGCATGAAGAAACTCAGCCGACGCCTGACACTGACCCTGGCGCTTGGCGGCGCGCTCGCGGCTTCGGCGGCGGCGTTCGCCGTTGCCGCCGACAAGGACCTGATCGTGTTCGACTGGTCCGGCTACGAGGATCCGAGCTTCCACGGCAAATATGTCGAGAAGAACGGCGACTCGCCGATCTTCGCCTTCTTCGGCGACGAGGACGAGGCCTTCGAAAAGATCCGCTCCGGCTTCAAGTCCGATCTCGGCCATCCCTGCTCGCAAAGCGTGGTGAAGTGGCGCGAAGCCGGGCTCTTGCAGCCGCTCGACACCTCGAAGATCACTGGCTGGAAGGACCTCAATCCCGGCATCATGGCGATGAAGGACCTCGCCACCACGCCCGACGGCAAGGCCTGGTTCATGCCTTGGGACTGGGGCGATACCCAGCTCACCTACAATTCCGACAAGATCGCCGAAAAGGACGTGCAGTCGCTGAAGGTGTTCGCCGATCCGAAATACAAGGGCAGGGTCTCGATCGGCGACAATGTCGATGACGCCTATGCGCTGGCCAGCCTCGCCATCGGGCTCAAGGACTGGACCAAGATGACGGACGAGCAGTTCAGCCAAGCGTCGGACTTCCTGCGCCAGGTGCACAAGAACGTCCGCTCCTACTGGACCGACACCACTGACATCGTGCAGCTGCTCTCGGGCAGCGAGGTCGATCTCGCCTGGGCCTGGAACGACGCCACCGTGCAGTCGGCCGCCGCCGGCGTGCCGATCAAATCCAAGAAGGACACCGACGAGGGCATCTCGACCTGGGTGTGCGGCTACGTGCTGTTCAAGGACGCGCCAGGCAACATCGACAAGGCCTACGACTATCTCAACGCCGTCAACGATCCGGAAGTCGCCAAGACGTTGGTGAAGGACTGGGGCTACGGCCAGGCCAATGCCAAGGGCATGGCGGGCGTCGACCCGGCGGTGCTGAAGGAAAAGGGCTACGACAACGTCGAAAAGTGGGTCGACAAGACGCTGTTCCAGCAGCCGCTGCCCTCGGAACTCAAGCTCAAGATGATCGCCGAATTCGAGAAGATCAAAGCCGGCTATTGAATGCTGCTTTCGTGGCCCCGGTTTTTTCCTAGAACCGAACCAGGGCAATCGCTTAGGTTCAAATTTGCCCATAGCTTTTCGAACGTTGGCGCCGCCCCTCACCTGCCTGCCGGCATCCCCTCCCCGTATAGTGACGGGGAGAGGGGCGCTCCCATCGATGGTTTCGCCAATTTCGAACGTTGCAAGTAAGGCGCCGAGGTTGCGGCCAGCCCCTTCTCCCCGTCACTATACGGGGAGAAGTGCCCGGTGTCCGAACCGGATAGATAGGTAACAGAATGGACCGATTAGATGGGTGACAGTTTTCTTGCCAGCCGGGAGGACCGGCGATGGTTTGGCGAGAGACTGGCATCATGGATGAGCGGCTTCGTTTTGTTGTTGAATGCCTAGCTGGCGAGGAGACGATGACGCAGCTTTGCGCGGCCTTCGAGATCTCACGCAAGACCGGCTACAAATGGCTTGGGCGTTACCGGGAGACCGGGCCGGAAGGCCTGCACGACCGGCCGCGGGCGCCGCTCGATCACGGCCGAGCAACGGCAGCCGAGCTGGTGGAGCGGATCGTGGCGGAGAAGGAAGCGCATCCGCTGTGGGGGCCGAAGAAGATCATGGCGCGGCTGAAGCGGGCGGAGCCCAGTTGTGGCTGGCCGGCAGTCTCGACAGCTGGCGAGATCCTGAAGCGGCATGGTCTTGTGGGACGCCGGCGCCGGCGCTGGCGGGCTGTGGGCAATGGGCCATGGCCGGAGCCTGCGGCGCCGAATGCGGTGTGGACGGTAGACCACAAGGGCTGGTTCCGGACCCGTGACGGCTGGCGCTGCGAGCCATTGACGGTGATGGATGCATTGAGCCGCTACCTGCTGGGGCTCGAGGCGACGGGCTCGACGGCCGACGAGGAGGCGTGGCCGGTGTTTGAGCGATTGTTTGAGGAAAACGGTCTGCCGGATCGCATTCGAAGCGACAATGGCCCACCCTTTGCGTCGGCCGGCGTCACAGGGCTGACGCCGCTGGCAGTGCGCTTCATTAAGCTCGGCATCGCCCTGGAGCGCATCCAGCCAGGCAAGCCGCAGCAGAACGGGCGCCATGAGCGTTTCCATCTGACCATGCTGCCGATGGCCGATGCACCGAAGGCTGACAAAGCGGCTCAAGCCAGGGCCTTCGAGAACTTCCGGCGCAGCTACAATGAGGAGCGTCCGCACGAGGCGCTGGGCATGGACACCCCGGCACAGCATTACCGCCCCTCGACCCGACCGATGCCGAAGACAGCCCCTGAACCCGATTATCCGACCGAGGCAGCGGTGCGCGGCGTGCGCCAGAACGGCGCGGTCAAATGGCGGGGCACCGAGATCTATGTCTCGGCCACGTTGGCCGGCGAACCGATTGCCATTGAAGAGACCGAGGATGGCGAGTGGACGATGCGCTTCCACACCCATCCGCTCGGCTTCATCGATGAGAAGCACATGAAACTGGTTCGCCGCAGCGCCGCGCCAAGCCGACCGCTTGGCGCTGCGGCGACCGCATCATAGGGAGAGAAAACTGTTACCTATGTATCCGGTTCAAAGTGTTACCCATCTATCCGCTGGACACCGGCAGGGCGATGAGGGGCAGCGCTGAGTTCGAAAATTATCGGATTTGATCACAAGTTGGAGGCTGTCATCGGTTCGAAGCTATTGGTTGGACGCGACCCAGGCGGGCTCGCCAAAGCTTCTGAATTCTCCTAACTTCCGTCACTCGTCCGCGATGGGGGAGTTTTTCGCGCCATGAAGACCATGCTTCGCCGCCTTGCCTTGGCCGCCCTCGTCACAGTCGGCGCGGGCACTGCCTATGCGCTTGCGGAAGGCGGCGGCGACCTCGTCGTCTTCGATTGGTCCGGTTACGAGGACCCGCTGCTGCATCCGGCCTACACAGCCAAATACAATGCCGAGCCGACCTTCTTCTTCTTCGGCGACGAGGACGAGGCCTTCGAGAAGATGCGCGCCGGCTTCAAGGCCGATATCGCGCATCCCTGCTCGCAAAGCGTGGTGAAGTGGCGCGAGGCGGGATTGCTGCAGCCGCTCGACACTTCGAAGATCGCCGGCTGGAAAGATCTCAATCCCGGCATCATGGCGATGAAGGATCTGGCCACCACCGCCGACGGCAAGGCCTGGTTCATGCCGCTCGACTGGGGCAACACCTCACTGTTCTACCGCACCGACAAGGTGACGGCGGACGAGGCGCAATCGCTGAAGATCTTCGCCGATCCGAAGTTCAAGGGCCGCGTCACCATCGGTGACAATGTCGACGACGCCTATGCGCTGGCGAGCCTGGTCATCAGCCTGAAGGACTGGACCAAGATGACGGACGAGCAGTTCAGCGAGGCCTCCGCCTTCCTGCGCGACGTGCACAAGAATGTCCGCTTCTACTGGACCGACGACACCGATCTCAACCAGGCCTTCACGGGCAATGAGGTCGACCTGGTCTGGGGTTGGAATGAGACCTATGTGACGCTGAAAGGCCAGGGGATGCCGATCGCCATGAACCGTGACACCAAGGAAGGCATTTCGACCTGGGTGTGCGGCTATGTGCTGCTCAAGGATGCACCGGGCAAGCTCGACCAGGCCTATGATTTGCTGAGCGCGGTCAACGCGCCGGGCGTTTCGGAGTATATGGTGAAGACCTTCGGCTACGGTCACGGCAACAGCGCGGGCATGGCAGCGATGGACCAGAAGCTGCTCACCGAGCGCGGCTTCGACAATCTCGACAAGTTCCTCGACAAGACGCTGTTCCAGCAGCCGGTGGCGCCGGACCTCAAGCAGCGCATGGTCGCCGAATTCGAGAAGATCAAGGCCGGCTATTGAAGAGCATCATTGAAAGAACCGACGTCGTCATCGTCGGCGCCGGTTTCACCGGCTTATGCGCCGCGCTCGAGCTGAACCGGGCGGGTATCGATTTCCTTGTCCTTGAAGCACGCGATCGTGTCGGCGGCAGGGTGGAGGCTGTCCGCAACGGACTCGGCGAGCTGATCGACAGCGGCGGGCAGTTCCTATGCCAGGACATGCCCGAGCTGATGGCGCTGGCCAAGGCGCGGGGCAAGAGCTTCGTCGAGACCTATATCGAAGGCGAGTTCATCACCCATCCGTCGATGTCGGTCGAGGAAGCCGAGCGGACCTATCAGGTCGCGATGGCGATCCGCGAGCGCATGAACAGGATCGAGCCGGACGATGCCTCGATCGCCGGACTGACCGTGGCGACATGGCTCGAGCGCCAGAAGGACACGGCCGACGCTAAGGCGGCCTTCCGTTCGATGATCGAGGGCCTGTGGTGCCTGGCGCTGGACAAAGTGCCGCTCTGGTATCTGATCGACAATGATCGCCGCATCACCAACGAGGTGTTCGAGCTGCAGTATTTTCTGGGCGACACCATGCAATCGCTGGCTGAGGATCTGGCCGCCGAGCTCGGCGACCGGCTGCGCCTGAACCAGGCGGCGACGCGTGTCGAGCGCGCCCCGCAAGGCATTCGCATCAGCACCGGCGCGGCCACGATCGAAGCGCGCGAGGTTCTGATCGCGCTGCCGCCGGCGACGGCCGCCAAGCTCGACTTCGCGCCGGCTTTGCCGGCGGAACTGGCAAGCGCGCTCGGCGTCTGGGAAAGCGGCGCGGTGATCAAGATCCTGGTGCGCTACGCAAAGCCGTTCTGGCGCGAGCGGGGCCTGTGCGGCATGGTCATGTGGCGCGACCAGCCCGGGCTGTTTGCCTGCGACGCCAGCAAGGATGCCGACCATGCCGCGCTCGTGGTGTTTGTCGGTGGGCCACTGGCGCTGCGCTGGCATCCGCTCGGCGAGGCGGCGCTGCAGGCGGAAATCACCGCCAGACTTGTCCAGGCGCTCGGCCCGCAGGCCGCCGACATAGTCGATTTCAGCGCGCGTGACTGGGCGCATGACCGCTGGAGCGGCGGGGCCTATAGCGATCTCGTCATCGATGTGACGGCGCGCGATGCCGAACGCGTGATCCTCGCCGGCGCGCCGCCGGTCTATTTCGCCGCTTCTGAGGTCTCGCCGTCTTTCCCGGGTTATGTCGAGGGCGCGATCGTCGCCGGGCGCATCGCTGCCGCAAAGATTCAGTCGGCCATCGCCACCAAGGCCTCGGGGTCGTAGGCGAGGCGAATCGGGGCGCCGACCGGAATATCGTCGGCGCCGAAATCATTGGTCTCGGTCACCGAGAGCGGTTTTTCGAGCCCCGGTATCTCGACGATCAAATGGGTGATCTCGCCGAAATAATGCCGCTCGATGACCTTGCCGGCGACCTCGAATTTTGCCGACGCATTGTCCCACAGAACGCGCAGGCGTTCGGGCCGGATGCCGAGCGTCGCCGCGCCGCCGTTGCGCATGAAAGCCTTCGGCTTGTCGGTCCTGACGCGGCCGAAGCCCAGCGTGTCCAGCACCAGCGAAGCGCCGTTCTCCTCGACGATCTCGGCCTTGACGAAGTTCATGCCGCCTAGGAAGTCGGCGACCTGGCGGTTGACCGGGCGCTGGTAGATCTCCTTCGGCGAGGCGACCTGCGCGATGCGGCCGCCGAACATCACGGCGATGCGGTCAGACATAGCCAAGGCCTCGTACTGGTCGTGAGTGACCAACACGAAGGTGATGCCGACCGCCTGCTGCAGGCGGCGCAATTCGACCTGCATCTGCTCGCGCAGCTTCTTGTCGAGGGCCGAGAGCGGTTCGTCGAGCAGCAGCACCTTCGGCTGCATGACCAGCGCCCGGGCCAAAGCCACGCGCTGGCGCTGGCCGCCGGAAAGCTCGGTGGCGCGGCGCTTGCCGAGGCCGGTGAGCGAGACCTGGGCCAGCGCCTCCTCGACGCGGCGTTCTTCTTCGCCGCCCCGCAGCTTCAGCCGCTTCAGCCCGTAGGCGACGTTCTGCTCGACATTGAGATGTGGGAAGATCGCATAGCTCTGGAAGACCATGTTGGTGGGCCGCCGGTTGGCGGGAATGCCGTCCATCGGCTGGCCGTCGACGGCGATCGAGCCGCTGCTCGGCGTGTCGAAACCGGCGATCATGCGCAATAGCGTGGTCTTGCCGCAGCCTGAGGGCCCGAGCAGCGAAAAGAACTCACCTTCGCGGATCGCCAGGGAGGCGTTGTCCAGCGCCTTGAACGATCCGTAGCTGCGGGTGACGTCGCGGATGTCGATCATGGTGCGGTGGGATTGGATGCGCTCGGACTGGACCCGCTCAAGCATGGAGGCCTCCCTCGTTCTGGGTGCGTCTCGCCGCGCGGCGGCGCAGGATTTCGGCAATTGTCATCAGCGCGAAGGACGTTCGGCGTGACATAGTCGCCGACGGTCGGGATCATCACGATCAGCGCCGCCGAGATGACGCCGGGCGCCGACAGCGGCAGGGTGACGCGCAGGAAGGAGCGCAGCGGCCCGTCGCCGAGATCGGTCGCCGCTTCGAGCGTGCGGTCGACCTTCT
This region of Mesorhizobium sp. M2A.F.Ca.ET.046.03.2.1 genomic DNA includes:
- a CDS encoding NAD(P)/FAD-dependent oxidoreductase, whose translation is MKAWDAIVIGGGHNGLVNACYLQRAGLDVLVVEKNDWVGGAATSRELTPGFLYSNCSYVCSLFRPEIMRDLELPRFGLQVISYEGGAVFTRDGDYLANYRDHDAHRREFARFSKRDAEAYDRYSRDVTRQCRFIQPLLMRTAPDPTSFKPRDLGELLYLGKKFAGLSAEEMALTLRFWTMSISDFLDEYFETEIIKANFALSGIIGTALGPMSPGSAYVLLHHYMGEVDGSIGAWGYARGGMGAVTRALAASFKASGGTIRTGAEVDHVLIRNGKAKGVVLASGEEIFGKLVISNADVKRTFLKLVEEKELPDIFLRRVRNFKIRGSSGKVNIALDSLPEFPALPKDSPVYRADMHFTDSIERMERAYDDWKAGRWSADPFLDMMIPTTLDPTMAPPGKHFMSCFVQYAPPKIDGRDWTDADRDGFAESVISQIAQYSPGFRDRIVHMEVRTPREIEAEVGLTEGNIFQGELTFDQLLFNRPVPGYAQYRSPIGGLYMCGSSTHPGGGVMGAPGRNAAAEILRDLAKPTLHMSPAHDVI
- a CDS encoding class I SAM-dependent methyltransferase; translated protein: MIETADAEPEYDDTAIRFLEALWGEGYLSPGGPEEVDRVIEGLSLKGKTIADIGCGAGGITLHLVAKHGAARATGFDVEKPVIQAARRGAIRQGLEDRVSFVQAPPGPLPFADACFDLVFSKDALLHVPDRDALFAEVSRVLKPGGVFAASNWMIGHDGEPSPQMKTYIAAEGLSFAMASPARYAEAMRRAGFTDITIRDRNPWYREVAAKSFRGSRGRSTRRPRQRSARPMSTRTSRPGRRCRRCLTVASTAPLICAVGSRLDSRRCWRPSPI
- the betI gene encoding transcriptional regulator BetI — encoded protein: MLETVTHMKTAEATDNDTQSAPKGDAEKRGRKASKEVRQLQLIEATIDSLAKRGYAETTMADVADGAGLSRGIVNFHFESKEKLLIATLQHMYDEYSAHWRTALQKAGDDPARQLQQLVWADFDRSICNKRKLAAWLAFWGEAKSRPTYQALSSSRDAYYQQVFIDLCTTLKESGGYAYDPQAIALALSAMLEGLWLRLMMGTEDTTRETALQAANAFLAAAFPKHFG
- a CDS encoding ABC transporter substrate-binding protein, with amino-acid sequence MKKLSRRLTLTLALGGALAASAAAFAVAADKDLIVFDWSGYEDPSFHGKYVEKNGDSPIFAFFGDEDEAFEKIRSGFKSDLGHPCSQSVVKWREAGLLQPLDTSKITGWKDLNPGIMAMKDLATTPDGKAWFMPWDWGDTQLTYNSDKIAEKDVQSLKVFADPKYKGRVSIGDNVDDAYALASLAIGLKDWTKMTDEQFSQASDFLRQVHKNVRSYWTDTTDIVQLLSGSEVDLAWAWNDATVQSAAAGVPIKSKKDTDEGISTWVCGYVLFKDAPGNIDKAYDYLNAVNDPEVAKTLVKDWGYGQANAKGMAGVDPAVLKEKGYDNVEKWVDKTLFQQPLPSELKLKMIAEFEKIKAGY
- a CDS encoding integrase core domain-containing protein; this encodes MVWRETGIMDERLRFVVECLAGEETMTQLCAAFEISRKTGYKWLGRYRETGPEGLHDRPRAPLDHGRATAAELVERIVAEKEAHPLWGPKKIMARLKRAEPSCGWPAVSTAGEILKRHGLVGRRRRRWRAVGNGPWPEPAAPNAVWTVDHKGWFRTRDGWRCEPLTVMDALSRYLLGLEATGSTADEEAWPVFERLFEENGLPDRIRSDNGPPFASAGVTGLTPLAVRFIKLGIALERIQPGKPQQNGRHERFHLTMLPMADAPKADKAAQARAFENFRRSYNEERPHEALGMDTPAQHYRPSTRPMPKTAPEPDYPTEAAVRGVRQNGAVKWRGTEIYVSATLAGEPIAIEETEDGEWTMRFHTHPLGFIDEKHMKLVRRSAAPSRPLGAAATAS
- a CDS encoding extracellular solute-binding protein; translated protein: MKTMLRRLALAALVTVGAGTAYALAEGGGDLVVFDWSGYEDPLLHPAYTAKYNAEPTFFFFGDEDEAFEKMRAGFKADIAHPCSQSVVKWREAGLLQPLDTSKIAGWKDLNPGIMAMKDLATTADGKAWFMPLDWGNTSLFYRTDKVTADEAQSLKIFADPKFKGRVTIGDNVDDAYALASLVISLKDWTKMTDEQFSEASAFLRDVHKNVRFYWTDDTDLNQAFTGNEVDLVWGWNETYVTLKGQGMPIAMNRDTKEGISTWVCGYVLLKDAPGKLDQAYDLLSAVNAPGVSEYMVKTFGYGHGNSAGMAAMDQKLLTERGFDNLDKFLDKTLFQQPVAPDLKQRMVAEFEKIKAGY
- a CDS encoding flavin monoamine oxidase family protein, with the protein product MKSIIERTDVVIVGAGFTGLCAALELNRAGIDFLVLEARDRVGGRVEAVRNGLGELIDSGGQFLCQDMPELMALAKARGKSFVETYIEGEFITHPSMSVEEAERTYQVAMAIRERMNRIEPDDASIAGLTVATWLERQKDTADAKAAFRSMIEGLWCLALDKVPLWYLIDNDRRITNEVFELQYFLGDTMQSLAEDLAAELGDRLRLNQAATRVERAPQGIRISTGAATIEAREVLIALPPATAAKLDFAPALPAELASALGVWESGAVIKILVRYAKPFWRERGLCGMVMWRDQPGLFACDASKDADHAALVVFVGGPLALRWHPLGEAALQAEITARLVQALGPQAADIVDFSARDWAHDRWSGGAYSDLVIDVTARDAERVILAGAPPVYFAASEVSPSFPGYVEGAIVAGRIAAAKIQSAIATKASGS
- a CDS encoding ABC transporter ATP-binding protein; the encoded protein is MIDIRDVTRSYGSFKALDNASLAIREGEFFSLLGPSGCGKTTLLRMIAGFDTPSSGSIAVDGQPMDGIPANRRPTNMVFQSYAIFPHLNVEQNVAYGLKRLKLRGGEEERRVEEALAQVSLTGLGKRRATELSGGQRQRVALARALVMQPKVLLLDEPLSALDKKLREQMQVELRRLQQAVGITFVLVTHDQYEALAMSDRIAVMFGGRIAQVASPKEIYQRPVNRQVADFLGGMNFVKAEIVEENGASLVLDTLGFGRVRTDKPKAFMRNGGAATLGIRPERLRVLWDNASAKFEVAGKVIERHYFGEITHLIVEIPGLEKPLSVTETNDFGADDIPVGAPIRLAYDPEALVAMAD